From the Paenibacillus sp. FSL H8-0548 genome, one window contains:
- a CDS encoding aldolase, whose protein sequence is MSAKVRLNRMFSAQGKCFDVAIDHGFFNEFSFLSGIENMKNAVETVVQAAPDCIQLSAGQARHLQEIPGKQKPGLVLRTDAANIYGNVLPRFLFSELIDRAIEQAVRLDAVAVCVNLLLLPGQPELHHQCIRNITLLKTECEKYGMPLMVEPLVMLPNEEKGGYMVDGDLRKIMPLVRQGVELGADVIKADPCDDVTEYHRVIEVASGIPVLVRGGGRASDEEIVGRTVELIKQGASGIVYGRNVVQHPNPAGMTSALMSVVHNGATAEQALAILKGEQN, encoded by the coding sequence ATGTCTGCAAAAGTTAGATTAAACCGAATGTTCAGCGCTCAAGGGAAATGTTTTGATGTTGCCATAGACCACGGATTCTTTAATGAGTTTTCTTTTCTTTCCGGTATCGAGAATATGAAAAACGCAGTTGAAACAGTCGTTCAAGCGGCGCCGGATTGTATCCAGCTGAGTGCGGGGCAGGCGAGGCACCTGCAGGAAATTCCGGGCAAGCAGAAGCCGGGACTTGTGCTCAGGACGGATGCTGCCAACATTTATGGAAACGTGCTTCCGCGCTTCCTGTTCAGCGAGCTGATTGATCGGGCGATTGAGCAGGCTGTACGTCTTGATGCCGTCGCAGTGTGCGTCAATCTGCTTCTGCTCCCGGGCCAGCCTGAGCTGCACCATCAGTGCATACGCAATATTACGCTGCTAAAGACGGAATGCGAGAAATACGGAATGCCTCTGATGGTAGAGCCGCTTGTCATGCTGCCGAATGAAGAGAAAGGCGGCTATATGGTGGACGGAGATCTTCGCAAGATAATGCCCCTTGTCCGTCAAGGCGTAGAGCTCGGCGCGGATGTCATCAAGGCGGATCCTTGCGACGACGTGACGGAATATCATCGTGTGATTGAAGTAGCCTCCGGTATCCCGGTACTGGTTCGGGGCGGCGGACGCGCAAGCGACGAGGAAATCGTCGGCCGTACGGTCGAACTGATCAAGCAAGGAGCCTCCGGGATCGTATACGGCCGTAACGTCGTTCAGCATCCCAACCCTGCGGGCATGACATCCGCTCTAATGAGCGTTGTGCATAACGGAGCGACAGCCGAGCAAGCTCTGGCTATTCTGAAGGGAGAGCAAAACTAA
- a CDS encoding GntR family transcriptional regulator, producing the protein MNKNIKEQLTKGPIALYEQMRQKVMALIVERQLKPHDPVPSEGELADLFGVSRRTSKQALELLAKEGILYRLPRRGTFLAENTETMLKAAALSGMSLVPQQAVVIVVPMLDEFIGLAVTAFLQEGAFHGWEVLIRVTGNDLEQEDAILREISSGGRVRGIVLFPGERRMCGQEVLRLHLNDFPVVIIDRVFREVDITAIYHDHFLGAYEMTKYLIDKGHRNVGFISEPITGIMSREDRYYGFIQAQLDAEIPFMINAIISDWDNNQKDSSRLERFFEQNPDMTALFCSNDLVAIQVMNIAEELGRKIPEDLSVVGFTDLMISRVGRVSLTTVMKSPEQLGKKAFGLLLQKMASEGSRIESVKLPTQIIERGSVRKLNM; encoded by the coding sequence ATGAACAAAAACATAAAGGAACAGCTGACTAAAGGACCGATCGCGTTATATGAGCAAATGAGGCAGAAGGTAATGGCTTTAATTGTGGAGAGACAACTGAAGCCTCATGACCCGGTTCCGTCAGAGGGAGAGCTTGCCGATCTGTTTGGCGTAAGCCGAAGAACAAGCAAACAGGCGCTCGAGCTTCTCGCCAAGGAAGGTATTCTCTATCGCTTGCCTCGGAGAGGGACTTTCCTTGCAGAGAATACGGAGACGATGCTTAAAGCTGCAGCTCTGTCAGGAATGTCGCTCGTGCCCCAGCAAGCGGTCGTCATTGTTGTTCCTATGCTGGATGAGTTTATTGGTTTGGCCGTTACTGCGTTCCTGCAGGAGGGGGCTTTTCATGGTTGGGAAGTACTCATCCGAGTGACGGGTAACGATCTTGAGCAAGAGGACGCAATTCTACGGGAGATTAGCAGCGGGGGAAGAGTACGCGGTATTGTGCTATTTCCGGGCGAGCGGAGGATGTGCGGGCAAGAGGTATTACGGCTGCACCTGAACGATTTTCCGGTCGTTATTATCGACCGGGTGTTTCGTGAAGTGGATATTACGGCGATCTACCATGATCATTTCTTGGGAGCTTATGAGATGACCAAGTATTTAATCGACAAAGGACACCGCAATGTGGGTTTTATTTCTGAGCCGATTACGGGCATTATGAGCAGGGAAGACCGCTATTATGGGTTTATTCAAGCTCAGCTTGATGCCGAGATTCCCTTTATGATCAATGCCATCATCTCGGATTGGGATAACAATCAAAAGGATTCTAGCAGATTGGAGCGTTTTTTTGAGCAGAACCCAGACATGACGGCTCTATTTTGTTCGAATGATTTAGTCGCGATACAAGTGATGAATATAGCCGAAGAATTAGGCCGTAAAATTCCGGAAGACTTATCCGTAGTCGGGTTTACAGACCTGATGATTTCCAGAGTAGGTAGAGTTTCGCTAACGACCGTAATGAAATCTCCAGAACAATTAGGCAAAAAAGCTTTTGGCTTACTCCTGCAGAAGATGGCCTCAGAGGGTAGCAGAATTGAAAGCGTTAAGCTTCCTACCCAGATTATTGAACGTGGAAGTGTTCGGAAATTGAACATGTAA
- a CDS encoding GDSL-type esterase/lipase family protein translates to MSKDEFPRLHQRLQEKSENPGARTVIYVAIGDSVTQGCLGPNEIEHEQVYHELLRRRVEKHYPEANFNVINSGVGGNTAEQSRSRWERDVLLYKPDLVTICFGLNDCHGGEAGIETYITAIGDLVNRIRIETEAEILILSTIMMLKTGNPNVPNLYQAMVPDFILLYEEGTLLKYNQALRSFAADHAIPLLDVYAIWEQMEQAGVDIHTRLSNGINHPDIAFHQQLSALLEARLLE, encoded by the coding sequence ATGAGTAAAGATGAATTCCCACGTCTTCATCAACGGCTGCAGGAGAAGTCCGAGAATCCGGGAGCAAGAACGGTGATCTATGTTGCCATTGGGGACAGTGTGACCCAAGGCTGCCTAGGCCCGAATGAGATTGAGCATGAACAAGTCTATCATGAGCTTCTGCGTCGTCGAGTAGAGAAACATTATCCCGAGGCTAATTTTAATGTCATTAATTCAGGAGTCGGCGGGAATACGGCGGAGCAGTCCAGATCACGCTGGGAGCGTGATGTCCTTCTCTACAAGCCGGACTTAGTAACGATTTGCTTTGGTCTCAACGATTGTCATGGGGGCGAAGCAGGAATAGAAACGTATATAACGGCTATTGGTGACCTTGTTAATCGGATACGGATAGAGACAGAAGCGGAAATACTAATTTTATCCACGATTATGATGCTCAAAACCGGTAATCCAAACGTACCAAACCTTTATCAAGCTATGGTTCCTGATTTTATCCTCCTATACGAAGAGGGTACCTTACTAAAGTATAACCAGGCGCTTCGCAGCTTTGCTGCTGATCATGCTATACCTTTGCTTGACGTATATGCGATCTGGGAGCAGATGGAGCAAGCAGGTGTTGATATTCATACACGCTTGTCGAATGGAATCAATCATCCGGATATTGCCTTCCATCAACAGTTGTCTGCTCTGCTTGAAGCTAGGCTTCTGGAGTAA
- a CDS encoding Gfo/Idh/MocA family oxidoreductase, giving the protein MARKTISFGVIGCGLMGKEFTSAAARWCHLTDVGFEPHIVAVCDANPAATQWFQDHVSSVRNAYTDYKELLADPSVEAVYCAVPHNLHEQIYIDIIRAGKHLLGEKPFGIDRKANAAIMAAIKENPGVVVRSSSEFPFFPGAQQIVQWVNDGEFGKIIEVEAGFWHSSDLDPTKAINWKRRIATNGEYGCMGDLGLHVLHLPLRFGWKPASVRALLSKIVEERPDGKGGTAPCETWDNAILACDVKTDDQQFPMVLSTKRIAPGHANTWFIRIQGTRMSAEYTTKNPKQVSSLPYEPGGQQAWHVIDMPYKSAYGTITGSIFEFGFSDSILQMWAAFCDEIVNGLEGMSQPFTCALPEEAAGSHCLFTAALESDKSGGTAVIDWGGLA; this is encoded by the coding sequence ATGGCTAGAAAAACTATCTCGTTTGGCGTCATTGGCTGCGGCCTAATGGGCAAGGAGTTTACAAGCGCTGCGGCGCGCTGGTGCCATCTGACGGATGTAGGCTTCGAACCGCATATCGTAGCCGTCTGCGATGCCAATCCTGCCGCGACCCAGTGGTTTCAAGACCATGTATCGAGCGTCAGGAATGCGTACACGGATTATAAGGAGCTGCTTGCGGATCCTTCCGTAGAGGCGGTTTATTGTGCGGTGCCGCATAATCTGCATGAGCAAATTTATATCGACATTATCCGCGCAGGCAAGCATTTGCTGGGGGAAAAACCGTTCGGAATAGATCGTAAAGCCAATGCCGCGATAATGGCCGCGATTAAGGAAAACCCTGGAGTGGTCGTGCGCAGTTCTTCCGAATTTCCGTTTTTCCCTGGAGCGCAGCAAATTGTACAGTGGGTGAACGACGGGGAATTCGGGAAAATCATTGAAGTCGAAGCGGGTTTCTGGCATTCCAGCGACCTGGACCCCACCAAAGCGATCAATTGGAAAAGACGGATTGCAACAAATGGAGAATATGGCTGCATGGGCGATCTTGGCCTGCATGTGCTTCACTTACCGCTTCGGTTTGGCTGGAAGCCCGCGAGCGTTCGGGCTTTGCTATCCAAAATCGTTGAAGAAAGACCGGACGGAAAAGGCGGAACCGCGCCTTGCGAGACGTGGGACAACGCGATCCTCGCTTGCGACGTTAAGACGGACGATCAGCAATTTCCAATGGTTCTGTCCACGAAGCGGATTGCGCCGGGACATGCCAACACATGGTTTATTCGTATCCAAGGTACGAGAATGTCAGCGGAGTATACGACGAAAAATCCAAAACAGGTGTCCTCCCTTCCGTATGAACCGGGCGGGCAGCAGGCTTGGCATGTCATCGATATGCCTTACAAGTCCGCTTACGGTACGATTACCGGCAGCATCTTCGAATTCGGATTTTCAGATTCCATCCTGCAAATGTGGGCGGCGTTCTGCGATGAGATAGTGAACGGCCTTGAAGGCATGAGTCAGCCGTTCACATGCGCATTGCCCGAAGAAGCTGCAGGTAGCCATTGTCTGTTCACTGCGGCACTGGAATCCGATAAGTCGGGCGGAACAGCGGTTATTGACTGGGGGGGCTTGGCGTGA
- a CDS encoding AraC family transcriptional regulator, producing MRIRNYGKVYHDSTVTTRPEYRTGGIHPTYELLFLASGSYQLHWLGEQYEVSTSSLFILTPNTPHDLIIHSKNAVFWYIELTGIEEEPYLSKLQNILLWNRLQSGLDPHFTSSPLMQLCLSEVSQMLDMKLHDQPYGEQLLLLNVQKILLLVKGTLELYGKDRKLSNSSTALSSGYSLSKEVIKALAGYMESTYKSKITLHDLTRISNFQATYLIKRFKEETGFTPIDYLLELRMEAAKTYLSTTEMPIQKVAEETGYPNIHHFSGEFKRKTGLSPTNWRKQKSASE from the coding sequence TTGAGGATAAGAAATTATGGTAAGGTCTATCATGATTCTACGGTTACGACTAGACCTGAATACAGAACGGGTGGCATACATCCGACCTATGAATTGCTTTTTCTTGCGTCGGGTTCTTACCAATTGCATTGGTTGGGTGAACAATACGAGGTCTCAACGTCATCATTATTTATTTTAACGCCCAATACCCCGCATGATTTAATCATCCACTCCAAAAATGCTGTTTTTTGGTATATCGAATTAACGGGCATTGAGGAGGAGCCTTATCTCTCGAAATTGCAAAATATTTTATTATGGAATAGGCTGCAATCCGGATTAGATCCCCATTTCACTTCGTCCCCTCTCATGCAGCTATGTTTGAGCGAAGTCAGCCAAATGCTGGACATGAAGCTTCACGATCAACCCTATGGCGAACAATTACTGCTGCTAAACGTGCAAAAAATTTTACTTCTGGTTAAGGGTACGCTCGAGTTGTACGGAAAAGATAGGAAGCTGAGTAACAGCAGCACGGCACTCTCATCAGGTTATTCTTTAAGCAAAGAAGTAATCAAAGCGTTAGCAGGTTACATGGAATCCACCTATAAAAGCAAAATTACATTACATGATTTAACGCGTATTAGTAATTTTCAAGCTACCTATTTAATTAAAAGATTCAAAGAGGAAACGGGATTTACTCCGATTGATTACTTATTGGAGCTGCGCATGGAGGCAGCGAAAACGTACTTATCCACTACGGAAATGCCGATTCAAAAGGTGGCTGAGGAAACAGGGTATCCCAATATCCATCATTTCAGTGGAGAATTCAAACGGAAAACAGGTCTAAGCCCAACGAACTGGCGAAAGCAGAAATCAGCATCGGAATAG
- a CDS encoding DeoR/GlpR family DNA-binding transcription regulator translates to MKPSLYQGLNARQQQMLEHFSREGELRIAALKETYQVTEMTIRRDLEKLEEAGAIKRTFGGAIFVGKDIALQERAGILTEEKAKIGRYAASLICTGESIFIDGGTTTLQLAKFLPSGMNITVVTNALNVAAELSGKQIPVLVTGGMLLEATNSLVGPIAAQSLASMAFDRAFLGATGLNIEHGFSNSNIYEAEIKQTAIRQASETNILLDHSKFGAKVLVSFVSLSGVDRIVSDQWPDESLQLACREAGVRLEVAN, encoded by the coding sequence ATGAAACCAAGTTTATATCAAGGATTAAATGCTCGACAGCAGCAGATGCTGGAGCATTTCTCCCGCGAAGGCGAGCTCCGTATCGCAGCTTTGAAAGAAACGTATCAAGTAACGGAAATGACCATACGTCGTGACCTCGAAAAGCTGGAAGAAGCCGGGGCGATCAAGAGAACCTTTGGAGGCGCGATTTTCGTCGGCAAAGATATCGCACTGCAGGAGAGGGCCGGTATTCTGACGGAAGAAAAGGCCAAGATCGGCCGATATGCCGCAAGCCTAATCTGCACGGGAGAATCAATCTTCATCGATGGGGGAACGACGACGCTGCAGCTGGCCAAATTTTTGCCGTCCGGCATGAATATTACCGTCGTTACGAATGCGTTAAACGTAGCAGCGGAATTGTCCGGCAAGCAAATTCCGGTGCTTGTGACCGGTGGCATGCTGCTGGAAGCAACGAACTCGCTCGTCGGTCCGATCGCTGCGCAGAGCTTGGCGAGCATGGCGTTCGATCGTGCTTTTCTTGGGGCGACCGGCCTCAATATCGAGCATGGTTTTAGCAATTCCAATATTTATGAGGCTGAGATCAAACAGACAGCTATTCGCCAAGCCTCGGAAACGAATATTTTGTTAGATCATTCCAAATTCGGAGCTAAGGTGCTCGTATCATTCGTATCTTTGTCCGGTGTAGATCGGATCGTATCGGATCAATGGCCGGATGAGAGTCTGCAATTGGCGTGCCGAGAGGCGGGGGTCCGACTGGAAGTGGCGAATTAG
- a CDS encoding sialate O-acetylesterase — translation MAQIGVIIQQGPQHWAIIQQENGFGSVALSGVWAGMIDRVITHAQVLARIVNEADGRIAVPWRPCKMQEGQAWEIILDEIPAGGLYRLETCMQIDNHPALEWAARGDMIHHIGVGDIWVIAGQSNAAGYGKGPIQDAPQLGIHLQRHNGIWGLASHPFNESTASIHYENREFANPGHSPFLAFGKMIQDKTSLPIGFLQTAFGGSPLKAWNTDEDGFLYRHMMKIIASAGGKVRGILWYQGCSDCNPEESSSYLVRFEKMIQHIRRDLNVMDLPILTVQLNRCTDAATIEGNQSWGRVREAQRQAALTIPDVYTVPALDCPLSDSIHNSPAGNIIIGERLAKVALAHIYTNARVSAAAPNLSSAVWLHEGKIASICLRFANVAGYLIAIGPTDKVFTVEDANGEMACTQWEITARNEITLRLSRDPEGDTFVHGAYEMNPSSHLPLDTGTYMPMLAFYKQQVKLGV, via the coding sequence ATGGCGCAAATAGGCGTGATCATTCAGCAAGGCCCACAGCATTGGGCGATTATTCAGCAGGAAAATGGCTTTGGAAGCGTAGCTTTATCGGGAGTCTGGGCGGGCATGATCGATCGGGTAATTACCCACGCTCAGGTTTTGGCTCGAATCGTTAACGAAGCGGATGGAAGAATAGCTGTCCCTTGGCGGCCCTGTAAGATGCAAGAGGGGCAGGCTTGGGAGATCATCTTGGATGAAATTCCGGCAGGAGGATTATATCGACTTGAAACCTGCATGCAAATCGATAACCATCCGGCTTTGGAATGGGCTGCCCGAGGGGATATGATCCACCATATCGGAGTGGGAGATATCTGGGTTATAGCTGGGCAAAGCAATGCTGCTGGTTATGGCAAAGGTCCTATTCAAGATGCGCCGCAGCTCGGCATTCATTTGCAGCGACATAACGGGATATGGGGTTTGGCATCCCATCCGTTTAACGAGTCTACAGCTTCCATTCACTATGAGAATAGAGAATTTGCGAATCCGGGCCATTCCCCGTTTCTAGCCTTTGGTAAAATGATTCAGGATAAAACGAGTCTACCAATCGGATTCCTGCAAACCGCATTTGGCGGATCGCCTTTAAAGGCTTGGAATACGGATGAGGATGGTTTTTTATACCGCCATATGATGAAAATCATTGCATCCGCAGGAGGCAAAGTTCGCGGTATATTATGGTATCAAGGCTGTTCGGACTGCAATCCTGAGGAATCCTCCAGCTACCTAGTACGATTTGAGAAGATGATTCAACATATCCGTCGAGATCTGAACGTTATGGATTTGCCTATATTAACGGTTCAGCTTAATCGATGCACGGATGCAGCTACCATAGAGGGTAATCAATCATGGGGAAGAGTGAGGGAAGCCCAGAGACAAGCTGCTCTTACCATCCCTGATGTGTACACAGTCCCTGCCTTGGATTGTCCGTTGTCAGATAGCATACATAACAGTCCTGCCGGAAATATAATCATTGGCGAGAGATTGGCTAAGGTTGCATTAGCTCATATATATACGAATGCACGTGTATCCGCAGCCGCCCCTAATCTATCATCCGCTGTTTGGCTCCATGAAGGTAAGATTGCTAGTATTTGCTTGAGGTTTGCCAATGTGGCTGGTTATCTTATTGCCATTGGCCCGACGGATAAAGTGTTCACTGTTGAAGACGCAAACGGAGAAATGGCGTGTACCCAGTGGGAAATAACGGCTCGCAATGAGATCACGCTGCGCTTATCTAGGGATCCCGAAGGGGATACTTTCGTTCATGGTGCATATGAAATGAATCCTTCCAGTCATTTGCCGTTGGATACGGGCACTTATATGCCGATGCTTGCCTTTTATAAACAGCAAGTAAAGTTAGGTGTGTAA
- a CDS encoding carbohydrate kinase family protein: MSGWDGANPEIIVAGHICLDVIPSMNGMSHGQGIGEILAPGKLIGIGQVHLSTGGTVSNTGLALHRLGLPVKLMGKIGNDLFGDAILNILKNYGESLADGMIVAGGEHSSYSLVISPPGVDRIFLHCTGANDTFTAEDVPNVSLPGARLFHFGYPPLMRKMYQQEGAELERLLSKVKEAGLTVSLDMARPEPDSPAGQADWLKILMRVLPFVDVFLPSFEEILYMLRPEKYRELCELYGTTELLAWADGALLNSLSGQLLGMGAAIVGLKLGDHGLYLRTTASVERLRGMGQCAPDAERLQNWRERELLAPCYIVESVGTTGAGDCTIAGFLAGLAKGLTIEEMALGAVGTGACNVEQADAVSGIPSWGDVQGRIAASWEQRDTVLSLPDWSHRPGAGIWERDA, translated from the coding sequence GTGAGTGGCTGGGATGGTGCCAATCCGGAAATTATCGTAGCAGGACATATTTGTCTGGATGTTATTCCATCTATGAATGGCATGAGCCATGGACAAGGCATAGGAGAAATACTCGCTCCAGGCAAGCTGATTGGCATCGGTCAGGTCCATTTGTCTACGGGCGGGACGGTTTCCAATACGGGGTTAGCCTTGCATAGGCTTGGCCTGCCTGTCAAGCTGATGGGAAAGATCGGCAATGATCTGTTCGGTGATGCAATATTAAATATTCTCAAGAACTACGGAGAATCTCTTGCCGATGGAATGATTGTCGCCGGGGGGGAGCACAGCTCCTATTCGCTTGTAATCAGCCCGCCGGGAGTTGACCGGATATTCCTTCATTGTACCGGAGCCAATGATACCTTTACGGCAGAGGATGTACCAAACGTCTCCCTGCCGGGAGCGAGGTTATTCCATTTTGGCTATCCTCCGCTCATGCGCAAGATGTACCAGCAGGAGGGAGCCGAGCTCGAGCGCTTGCTGTCTAAAGTCAAGGAGGCAGGATTGACCGTTTCGCTGGACATGGCGCGGCCGGAGCCTGACTCGCCTGCCGGGCAAGCGGATTGGTTGAAAATTCTTATGCGCGTATTGCCGTTCGTGGATGTATTTCTTCCAAGTTTTGAAGAAATCCTGTACATGCTGCGGCCTGAGAAGTATCGAGAGCTATGCGAGCTTTATGGAACGACTGAGCTGCTTGCCTGGGCCGACGGAGCGCTGCTTAACTCGTTATCCGGCCAACTATTGGGCATGGGGGCGGCTATCGTCGGGCTAAAGCTCGGCGATCATGGGCTTTATTTGCGGACGACGGCCAGCGTTGAACGTCTCCGAGGAATGGGGCAATGTGCCCCAGATGCCGAACGGTTGCAGAACTGGAGGGAACGGGAACTGCTTGCACCGTGTTACATAGTGGAGTCCGTGGGTACAACAGGAGCGGGAGACTGCACGATTGCCGGATTTCTTGCCGGGCTTGCCAAGGGGCTGACGATAGAGGAAATGGCACTGGGCGCGGTTGGTACTGGCGCTTGCAATGTAGAGCAGGCCGACGCGGTTAGCGGTATTCCGAGCTGGGGGGACGTGCAGGGACGAATCGCTGCGAGCTGGGAACAACGTGATACCGTTCTGTCGCTGCCAGACTGGTCTCATCGTCCAGGGGCGGGCATATGGGAACGGGATGCATAA
- a CDS encoding zinc-binding dehydrogenase, translating to MIGKGVVFTEKLKVAYQDVSIPDLQDDEVMIDVEHSWISNGTESSFLRGERTDGETPFRDGDPLPFPQVAGYQKVGTITSLGKGVQGFAVGDRVFATISKVNGMFYSTGGHVSPAVTHESQVWKLPAEAEPIAYSGLVLTQVGYSCGMCPPVKKGDYAVVIGDGMVGQWAAQTLMHRGAHVIVLGRHNNRLDLLPEGIRKVNTKVSSMKEALQDVRDTFSIIVDTVGSLATVTELISFAQYGCHLVSAGFLGEDGRIDIQMLRTKKVTLHCPSGWSQEDMDATLRGIAEGWLQTTSLVTHRFPTEQAKEAWDLLLDSKQAKLGVVLDWI from the coding sequence ATGATAGGAAAAGGGGTCGTTTTTACTGAGAAACTGAAGGTAGCCTATCAAGATGTCAGCATTCCCGATCTACAGGATGATGAGGTTATGATAGACGTCGAGCATTCTTGGATTAGCAATGGAACGGAGTCCTCGTTTCTCCGTGGGGAGAGAACCGATGGGGAAACACCGTTCAGGGACGGTGATCCGCTTCCTTTTCCGCAGGTAGCAGGGTATCAAAAGGTTGGCACAATCACTTCTCTGGGAAAAGGCGTACAAGGCTTTGCAGTTGGCGATCGAGTCTTTGCTACGATCAGCAAGGTGAATGGGATGTTTTATTCTACTGGAGGACATGTCAGTCCTGCTGTCACCCATGAAAGCCAGGTTTGGAAGCTACCGGCTGAAGCGGAACCCATTGCTTATTCAGGGCTCGTATTGACTCAGGTTGGTTATAGCTGTGGCATGTGTCCACCCGTTAAAAAGGGCGATTATGCAGTCGTTATTGGAGATGGAATGGTTGGGCAATGGGCTGCCCAAACGCTAATGCATCGCGGAGCTCATGTCATTGTACTTGGTAGACATAATAACCGCTTGGACCTGCTTCCTGAAGGTATTCGCAAAGTAAACACGAAAGTATCTTCTATGAAGGAAGCCCTTCAGGATGTCAGGGATACCTTCTCGATTATAGTGGATACGGTGGGATCATTAGCAACGGTAACGGAATTAATTTCTTTCGCGCAGTACGGCTGCCACTTGGTTTCGGCTGGATTTCTCGGCGAGGATGGCCGGATTGATATCCAAATGCTCCGTACCAAAAAGGTCACCTTGCATTGTCCATCCGGCTGGAGCCAAGAAGATATGGATGCGACCTTGCGAGGGATCGCAGAAGGTTGGCTTCAAACCACATCGCTTGTTACTCATCGCTTTCCTACCGAGCAGGCAAAGGAAGCATGGGATTTACTATTGGATTCGAAACAGGCGAAGCTTGGCGTTGTTTTAGATTGGATTTGA
- a CDS encoding zinc-binding dehydrogenase, which produces MKALQISGKEQYSIIETAIPDAKDFEILVEIQIVSTCPRWDMNMLGGINMFDYSLAPEYPLPYGFPGHEMAGVVKAIGSGIRKFKVGDRVAALEHIGDAPGAYAQYVCFREEDLLKLPDSITYKQAVSFELLKCVMIGMLQLGDLKGKTILISGLGPAGILAVQMAKLWGAARVVGIDLNQERVQFIHDLGLAEAKLVSDLTDEKFDFGYDCVGAAPSVQNLFNFVGEHIVIFGVLRGELKYADHLWFKGFKLESYKYRGLIQRDHDLLIDLVANKGLNMECLQTHHGWFTKYDEAVQLLREQKALKVYFHPQEDFEEASVNGDSL; this is translated from the coding sequence ATGAAAGCATTGCAAATTTCTGGAAAAGAGCAATATTCAATTATCGAGACTGCAATCCCTGATGCTAAAGACTTTGAAATACTGGTGGAGATTCAAATTGTTTCGACTTGTCCGCGCTGGGATATGAATATGCTTGGCGGAATTAATATGTTCGATTATTCGCTTGCTCCCGAGTATCCTTTGCCATACGGTTTTCCCGGACATGAAATGGCGGGTGTAGTAAAAGCGATCGGAAGCGGGATCCGTAAATTTAAAGTGGGTGATCGTGTTGCGGCGCTTGAACATATTGGCGATGCTCCAGGTGCTTATGCGCAATATGTTTGCTTTAGAGAAGAGGATTTACTGAAGCTGCCCGATTCGATTACTTATAAACAAGCGGTTTCATTCGAGCTGCTTAAATGCGTCATGATCGGAATGCTGCAGCTTGGGGATTTGAAAGGGAAAACCATACTTATCTCAGGGCTTGGACCTGCAGGGATTCTGGCCGTACAAATGGCTAAATTATGGGGAGCCGCCCGTGTTGTAGGGATAGACTTGAACCAAGAACGCGTTCAGTTTATCCATGATCTTGGTCTTGCTGAAGCCAAGCTAGTTAGCGATTTGACCGATGAAAAGTTCGACTTTGGCTACGACTGTGTGGGAGCAGCACCTTCCGTGCAAAATCTATTCAACTTCGTAGGGGAGCATATCGTTATTTTTGGCGTATTAAGAGGGGAATTGAAATACGCCGACCATTTATGGTTTAAAGGCTTTAAGCTGGAGTCTTACAAATATCGGGGACTCATTCAAAGAGATCATGATCTGTTGATAGATCTGGTGGCGAATAAAGGCTTAAACATGGAGTGCCTCCAAACCCATCATGGTTGGTTTACTAAATATGATGAAGCGGTGCAGCTACTAAGAGAGCAAAAAGCGCTTAAGGTTTATTTCCACCCCCAAGAGGACTTCGAAGAAGCTTCCGTTAACGGTGATTCCCTATGA
- a CDS encoding D-lyxose/D-mannose family sugar isomerase, with the protein MSLTRSEVRQAQVRASGMIAEAGIVLSDEEKENIEVAGFGLGNLHVQGLELITYINTDRYCAKDLVLFPGQTCPEHRHPTIDGIPGKMETFRCRWGSVLLYVEGEATVDIQAVVPPESEASYTVFHEVILLPGEQYTIPPNTNHWFQGGPEGAVVSEFSSTSRDELDIFTDPLIARMPIVIEDE; encoded by the coding sequence ATGTCGCTTACAAGAAGCGAAGTGAGGCAGGCGCAGGTGCGCGCGTCAGGGATGATTGCGGAGGCAGGAATTGTGTTGAGTGATGAGGAAAAGGAAAACATTGAGGTCGCCGGCTTTGGACTGGGCAATCTCCATGTGCAAGGCCTTGAGCTGATTACTTATATCAATACGGATCGCTACTGTGCCAAGGATCTTGTCCTGTTTCCTGGACAGACATGCCCCGAGCATCGGCATCCGACCATAGACGGCATACCAGGCAAGATGGAGACTTTTCGCTGCCGCTGGGGCAGCGTGCTGCTGTACGTTGAAGGTGAAGCTACTGTCGATATTCAAGCGGTTGTACCGCCCGAAAGCGAGGCGTCCTATACCGTATTTCATGAGGTTATTCTCTTGCCTGGTGAGCAATATACCATCCCGCCGAACACGAATCATTGGTTCCAGGGTGGTCCGGAAGGCGCGGTCGTATCGGAATTTTCGAGTACAAGCCGGGATGAACTGGATATTTTCACAGATCCGCTGATTGCGAGAATGCCCATCGTCATAGAAGATGAATAG